In Deltaproteobacteria bacterium IMCC39524, the genomic stretch AGCTTGGCTTGAGTAAAATGAATAAGCAGATCACTTGATTGCTTTCATGGTGAAGTTTGGTGCTTCGTCGGCATATGCATCTGTTTTGTTGTCGACCCAGTCTGCTTGCTTGCCTGCAAGGTCTGCGTTAAACTTCAGATTCTTTGAGCTTTCACGCTTTCAACCATGATGTCTCCGGGACAATAGATGCCTCAACAAAGAAACACCCTGTCGGAACTTGGCTGGAAACATTTTTTCCAGCAGCAGTTAAGCCTCGAGGAGTTGGAAACGACCACTCCTGTGCGGGTCTTCGCCCTGAATCGTCATCTGGTTGCTGGCGTGGGAGAGGATGGTCGCCAGCAGTTCTCGCTCCCTCATTCATGGTTGCGTTACTCAGTAGAGGAGCTGCCGACCGTTGGTGACTGGCTGCTTATCGATGGCGATGGCCATCCACTTCGCCTTCTGGAACGCGTCAGCCTCTTCAAACGCATGGCTTCCGGTCGCGACGCCCGCGTGCAGTTGATGGCCGCCAACGTTGATACCCTCTTCATCGTCACTTCCTGTAATGCTGATTTTAACCTGTCACGTCTGGAACGTTACCTTGCCATGGCACTTGACGCGGGCGTTGAACCAGTGGTCGTGCTGACCAAAGTTGATCTGATCGAAGATGTCGAAAACTATCGTGCCAGGGCGCGGACTCTTCGTCACCACCTGGCTGTGGAAGCGGTCAACTCCAGGGATGCGAGCGTGATTGAAACCTTGAGGCCCTGGTGCAGTAAAGGGCAGACTGTGGCCTTGGTTGGGTCGAGTGGCGTTGGTAAGTCCACCCTGGTCAACACTCTCTCAGCCGCAGTCGTCCAGGAAACCGGCGCGACTCGCGAAGGGGATGCCAAGGGCCGTCATACCACCACCGCGCGTTCTTTACACATCTTGCCGGCCGGCGGCCTTTTGCTGGACAGCCCGGGGTTGCGGGAATTGCAACTGAGCGACTGTGGAGAAGGTGTCGCCTCGCTTTTTGAAGAGATAGAAGCGGTCGCTCGCAGATGTCGTTTCAATGATTGTCGCCACCAGGGGGAATCTGGCTGCGCAGTGGCTGAAGCGGCTGAGAATGACGAACTTGATCCGCGTCGTCTCACCAACTATCTCAAACTGATTGCCGAGCAGGAGCGGGCCGATGAGACTCTTGTGGAAAAAAGACGCAAGGACAAGAATCTCGGTAAAATGTATAAGAGGGTGCTGAATCAGAAACGTAAAGAGCAGAGTTAGGTTGTTCTTGACTCTGCGTCTCGAGGGATCAGCGCGAACGGGCGTGAAGCGTTTGTGTTCTTCCGGATGCACTTAATTCGAAATGGTTTTTCTGGGGCGAATAGCTAACCAGATAACTTTACGGTCAACGGGTTGAAGCACTGCGAGCAATCTTAGCCGCAGTTTCTGGGCACAAAAAAGCCCCGCGGATTTCCGCGGGGCTTTTTTGTTGATATCTGTAAAATGCAAAATTAGATTTTGCATACATTTGATGACTGGGGGCCTTTCTGGCCTTCAGTTACATCAAAACTTACTCTATCTCCTTCAGCGAGAGATTTGAAACCGTCGCCTTGGACTTCAGAGAAGTGTACGAACACATCCGGTCCATTGTCCTGCTCGATAAAACCAAAACCTTTTGCATCGTTGAACCACTTCACAGTACCTTCAGCCATTTTTAACTCCATGTTCCCTTAGTGGGAACGCTTTTGTTGTGCAAACCAGGTCTGCTTAAAAATAAAAAACCACACAACCAAAATAGGTTTGCGTGGCTCATTCGCGACCGATTAACATTTAATCTCGTCCAACAAACATCTTTGCACAAACGTTTAAGATAGTGAACGCTACCACATGTAATCGGACCATTGCAAGCTTAATCGTATTCAGAGAGTTATGGCAAGTGCTGATGGGTAGACTGAGGAGTCGTTTTAATTCGTAATCGTTCAACAAGAGACGACAACCCTACTGGTTTGTTTGTGACGATTTTTGATGAACTTTTTTCGTTCCTTTTTTCCATATTTACTCACCCAGACATCTTTACAATCAACCCCTCGTTGCGTATAGTCATACTTCATTTTATTGCCTGTATCAATGAATTTAATGGTACAGGTCAAGGGAGGTTTTTTTACGTGGATAAGATCATTGATGGTAAGGCGATTGCCGCTGAAATTCGTGAAGAGATTGCCGCTGATGTAGTGACATTGAAAGAGCAGGGTGTAACACCTGGCCTGGCTGTTGTCCTGGTCGGTGAAGATCCGGCCAGCCGGGTGTACGTGACGATGAAGGAGAAGGCGTGTGAAAAAGCCGGTATCTTCTCTGATGAGCATAAGCTCCCCGCTGAAACAACCGAAGCCCAGCTGCTGGCGTTGATCGAGGAGTTGAATAATGATCCGCGTATTGATGGCATCCTGGTCCAGTTGCCATTGCCAGATCATATCGATGAGAGCAAGGTTCTGGAGTCGATTTCTCCGGCCAAGGATGCAGACGGCTTTCACCCCTATAATGTTGGTCGTCTGGTCACCGGCAATCCTCTTTACCAACCCTGTACACCTTATGGTGTTATGAAGATGCTGGAACATACCGGCGTTGATCTGAAGGGCAAGGAAGTTGTTGTGGTCGGTCGCTCCAATATTGTTGGCAAGCCTGTTGCCCTGATGTGCCTGGCCCAGCACGCGACTGTTACCCTCTGTCACTCCCGTACTCAAGATCTGCCGGGTAAGGTCGCACAGGCCGATGTCGTGATTGCAGCGGTCGGCCGACCTGAGATGATTAAAGGCGCCTGGATCAAGGAAGGAGCCGTTGTTATCGACGTCGGTGTTAATCGCGTCGGTGAGAAGAAGCTGGTCGGTGATGTCGAATTCGAGGCGGCCAAGGAACGCGCCAGCGCGATCACTCCGGTTCCAGGTGGTGTCGGCCCCATGACCATCACCATGCTGCTTTACAATACTGTCGAAGGCGCCAAGCGCCGCGCCCAGCAGTAAGTAACTTATACAGCCCGTGATGAATTCTTCGTCCCGGGCCGTTTTGCCTTAAATGTGAAGGGTTGGGCTCTCCACCAGTCCCCAGCCCCCAAACACCAGCCCCCGGATCAATATGATAATCAGCGAACTGAAACCTTATGAAGAACTCCAGCAGGCCTTGGCCGACTTTGATAAGCTCTTTATTGTCGGATGCGCCGCCTGCGCTACGGCCTGTAAGTCCGGCGGTGAAGATGAGGTCTTCAAGTTTCAGGAGTGGCTGAATGAGCAGGGCAAGGATGCGACCGGCAGCGTGATCATTGATGAAGCTTGTCATATCGCGCGCGCGGCCCGCGATCTGCGCCATCACAAGGCCGCGGTGCAGGATGCGGATGCTCTGGTGGTGCTTGCCTGCGGTTCGGGGATTCAGTCGATTTCATCCAACGTTGATAAACAAGTGGTGGGTGGTTTGAACTCCATGTTTCTTGGCAACGTCCGTCGCTTCGGTCAGTACGAGGAGATGTGTTCCCTCTGTGGTGACTGCATCCTCAATGAAACTGCCGGGATCTGTCCGGTGACCACCTGCGCCAAGGGTTTGTTGAATGGTCCCTGTGGTGGCATGGCGGACGGTCACTGTGAGGTTGATGCCGAGATTGAGTGTGCCTGGAGCCTGATTTTCGAGCGTTTAAAGAGTCAACAACGGCAGGGCGTCTTTGCCCGGCGCGTGCCGCCAAAGAACTGGAGTAGGCGCTTTCAACCAGGGCGCTATCGCCTGAAAGATGGCGAAAGCTGATGTCGTTTTTATCGGAACAGCTTGGCAATGGCCAGTTCGTGGTGACGGCTGAAATTGCGCCTCCCAAAGGTACCGATCTCAGCGAGGCATTGGCAGCTGTCGAAAAGTTGACAGGTATTACTGCTGTGAACGTCACTGATAACCAGGGTGCCAATATGCGCTTGTCGTCGTTGGCGCTGGCTGCCCGGTTGCAGCAGCAAGGTACGGAAACGGTTTTGCAGTTGACCTGCCGTGATCGCAACCGCATGGCTTTGCAGTCTGATTTGCTTGGTGCGGCGTCTTTTGGCATCGAAAATCTTTTACTGCTTTCCGGTGATCACAGTAAGTTTGGAGATCATCCCGATTCAAGGCCTGTTTTTGACCTTGATTCCGTGCAACTGCTGGATATGGCTGCCGGGCTTATGGCGGGAACAGATATGGCCGGTAAGTCGCTTGATGGTGTGCCGGAGTTTTTCCCCGGCGCAGCAGTGAACCCTGCGGCTGAGCCCTTTGAACTGATGTTCCAGAAAGTGGCGAAAAAAGTTGATAGCGGTGCTCGTTTTTTTCAAACGCAGTCGGTGTTTGATCGCGAGATACTGGAACGCTTCATGCTCGCTATGCAGCCCTTGCAGGTGCCGGTGATAGCCGGTGTCCTGTTGATTCGCAGCTCCAGGATGGCTCGGTTTCTTAATGACAATATTCCCGGAGTTCAGGTCCCCGAGACCTTGGTTCAGCGTCTGGACTCTGCAGAAGATTCTTTGGCGGAAGGGGTTGAAATCGCTCGTGAAGCTGTTGCCTGGGCACGTGAGCACTGTCAGGGGGTGCACTTGATGACACTGGGACACGAGGACAGAATCCCCGAGATCCTATCTTGATCTTATCGTCGCTACCTGTTTGTTTGCTTATCTCTTAAGGAGAGAACCCGTGAAAAAAACCCCTTTGAATCAAACCCACCGTGAGCTTGGCGCACGGATGGTCGACTTTGGCGGTTGGGATATGCCGGTGCAGTACTCCGGTGTTATTGATGAGCATCAGGCTGTGCGAGAGGCTGCCGGTCTTTTTGATGTCTCGCATATGGGCGAGGTCGAGGTCAGTGGCGCCAACGCTTTGGCTTTTATCCAGCACCTGACCATCAACGATGCTGCGAAACTGGTCGATGGTCAGGTTCAGTATTCGGCGATGTGTTATCCCCAAGGAGGGGTGGTCGATGATGTCACCCTCTACCGCTTCAACGAGTCGCGTTATCTCTTCTGCGTCAACGCCTCGAACACCGACAAGGACTTTGCCTGGATGCAGCAGGTCCTTTCCGAGGCGGCAATCACTGACGTCACCCTGACCAATCGCAGCGATGAGTTTGCCCAGATTGCCCTGCAAGGTCCGAAGGCTGCAACGATCCTCTCCAGCTTGACAGATGTTGTTCTGGCTGACCTGGTTTATTATCACTTCTGCGAAGGAACTGTTGCCGGAGTGGAGATGATTATCTCGCGAACCGGTTACACCGGAGAGGACGGCTTTGAACTGTACCTTCCCGCCGCTTCGGCAGTAAACGTCTGGCAGGCAATCATGACCGCCGGTACTCCGCAAGGCTTGTTGCCTATCGGCCTGGGCGCGCGCGACACCCTGCGCCTTGAAAAAGGCTACGCCTTGTATGGTCATGAACTCTCCCGCGAGATTTCGCCTCTGGAGGCTGGCCTCGCCTGGATTACCAAACTTGATAAGGAAGACTTCGTCGGCAAGGCGGCTCTGGTTGCTCAAAAAGCAGAGGGTCTTCCGCGCCGTCGTGTTGGACTGGTGATGCAGGAACGTGGTATCCCGCGGGAGGGCTATCCGGTTTTTTCTGGTGACCGGGAAGTCGGTGTGGTGACCAGTGGGACCATGTCACCGAGTCTCAAGGCTGGTGTCGCGCTGGCGTTGGTGGAGCCTGACTTTGCCAAAGAGGAGACTGATCTTGAGGTCGCGATTCGTAATCGTCGTATGGGGGCCAAGGTGCAGCGGCCTCCTTTTGTGAAATAACTTAATCCATTCGATATTTTCTTTTCACCCCGGTAAAGGGGGCCTACAGACTGTAAGGAGGTTGTCATGGAATTCCCAGAAGAACTCAAGTACACAGAAGAGCATGAGTGGGTCATGGTTGAGGAAGAGCTGGCTGTGATCGGTATCTCGGATTTTGCCCAGGATGCTCTGGGGGATGTTGTTTTTGTCGAACTCCCCGAGGTCGGTACTCTTCTCGAAGCAGGCAAAGCTTTCGGTGTCGTCGAATCGGTGAAGGCGGTTTCCGATATTTATGCGCCTATTTCCGGGACCGTGGAAGAGATCAACGAGGACCTCCTTGATGCACCGGAGATCATCAATACCTCTCCCTACGAAGATGGCTGGATGATAAAAATCCGTATGGACGACGCCGCTGAGGCTGACGCCCTGATGACCGCCGATGCTTACCAGAAGCTGATCGCAGAGGAGAGCTGAGAACCATGCGTTATATCCCGCACACTGCAGGGGACGTGACTCAGATGCTGGAACGGATCGGAGTCGCCACCCTGGAAGACCTCTTCGTCGAGGTTCCGGAATCTGTCCGGTTAAAGCGTCCGCTTGATATTCAGGAGCCGGCCAGCGAGACAGAGTTGCTTCGAGAGCTTAAGTCTCTCGCGCTGGGGAATGCGACTCCGGAGACTCACAAAAGTTTCCTCGGTGGCGGGGCTTATCATCATTTTATTCCTACCGTGATTGATCTTCTGATTTCACGCAGCGAATTTTATACGGCTTACACGCCCTATCAGCCGGAAATAAGCCAGGGAACCTTGCAGGCTGTCTTCGAGTTTCAGACGCTGATCTGCCAGTTGACCGGTATGGATGCGGCCAACGCCTCAATGTACGATGGCGCCTCGGCTTGTGCTGAAGCCGTGCTCATGGCTATGCGCCTGACCCGGCGCAAAAAGGTTCTTTTGTCAAAGGCACTCAACCCTCGCTACCGCGGGGTCGTGGCAACCTACTGCCGCTACCTGAATATGGAGCTTGTCGATGTTGCTGTCGCCGCCGACGGCCGCACCGATCTCGAGGACCTTGCTGCCAAGCTGGATGACTCCACCGCTGTTGTTGTGGCTGGTTACCCGAACTATTTTGGCGTGATCGAAGATGTTGCCGCCCTGGCAGAAAAGAGTCACCAACATGGCGCTAAACTGGTGACAGCGGTCGCCGAACCGATTGCGCTTGGCCTGCTCAAATCGCCTGGTGAACTCGGTGCCGATATCGTCGCCGGCGACGCTCAGAGCTTTGGTTTGCCCCTCGCCTTTGGCGGCCCCTATGTCGGTTTTTTCGCTGTTCGGCAGAAAGATGTGCGTGGCATGCCGGGACGCCTGGTCGGTGAGACCACAGACCTTGAAGGACAGCGCGGCTTCGTCCTGACCCTGGCGACTCGCGAGCAACATATTCGCCGTGAAAAAGCGACCTCGAATATCTGCTCCAACCAGGGCCTCTGCGCCCTGATGGCAACCATCTTTATGAGCCTGCTCGGTAAACAGGGCCTGCGCGAGATGGCTGAGCAGAACCTTGCCAAAGCTGCATATGCCCGTAAACAACTCTCAGGCATAAAAGGCTTCAGCCTGGTCTTCGATGGGCCTGCTTTCAACGAGTTTGTTGTCCGCTCCGAAGCGCCGGTCGCAGAGGTTCTGTCGCGACTTGAGGCGGCTGGGATTCTGGGTGGTATCCCACTCGGTGAGGATTACCCTGAAATGGCGGATTGTTTCCTGGTTTGCGTAACAGAGCAGAATCAGCGTGAAGAGATTGACGCGCTGGTCGCTGCACTGCAGGGAGGTGCAGCATGACAATCGTAGGTACCAGTGGGCTTGTCCTCAACGAAAAGCTGCTTTTTGAACATTCTGACCCGGGTCGCAAAGGCTACAGCCTTCCAAAGCTCGATGTGCCGGCGGCTGAACTTCCGAGCGATCTCTGTCGCGAAGAAATTGATGGCTTCCCGGAGCTTTCCGAGGTTGATGTCGTTCGTCACTTTACCCGACTGTCGACCTGGAACTATGGCGTTGATTCAGGCTTCTACCCTTTGGGCAGCTGTACCATGAAGTACAATCCCAAGGTCAACGAGGCCGTTGCCCGCATCCCGGGTCTGGCCGGCATCCATCCGGCAACGCCATCGCACCTGGCCCAGGGAACTCTGGAACTGATGCACCGTTTGCAGGTCGATCTGGCAGAAATTTCCGGTTTTGCCAAAGTAACCTTGCAACCGGCTGCAGGTGCTCAAGGCGAGCTGGCGGGTATGCTGGTGATTCGAGCCTGGCACGAAGCCCGCGGCAGCAAACGCAGCAAGGTTCTGATTCCTGATACGGCTCATGGCACCAACCCGGCGACCGCATCATTGACCGGCTATGATGTTGTGCCGATCGCTTCCGACGGGGTGCTCACCCTGGAAGAGGTTGAGGCGCACATGGATGATAGTGTGGCTGCTTTGATGGTCACCAATCCGAACACTCTCGGTCTTTTTGAAACCAACATTGAAGAGATCTGCAAGCTGGTCCACGAACGCGGTGGTCTGGTTTATTGTGACGGTGCCAACCTCAATGCGTTGATGGGCATTGCTCGCCCGGGTGATATGGGCATTGATGTGATGCACTTCAATCTCCATAAGACCTTCTCCACGCCACACGGTGGAGGTGGTCCTGGCGCCGGTCCGGTTGGTGTGACCGAGGAACTCATCCCTTATCTGCCTGGTCCGGGTGTCGAGTTTGATGGCGAGACGTATCAGATTGAAACACCCAAGACCGATTCCGTTGGCCGCATGCTGGCGTTTCATGGCAATGTTGGCGTTATGCTGCGTGCTTATGCCTATATCCGCAGCCTGGGCGGCGAAGGCTTAAAACACGCCAGCGAGATGGCGGTTCTTAACGCCAACTATGTGCGAGCCCGACTGGAAGGTGTTTATGACCTCCCGTATACATCCCGTTCCCTGCATGAAGTTATTTTTTCAGACAAAGACCTGGAAGGGGGTTGTCATACCCTGGATGTCGCAAAGCGTCTGATTGACTATGGCTATCATCCACCGACCATCTACTTTCCGCTGGTGGTGAAGGGCGCGATCATGATTGAGCCGACCGAAACGGAGAGCCAGGAGGTGCTGGACGAATTCTGTGACGCCATGATCGCCATCGCCGGCGAAGCTCGCGATAATCCTGAACTGCTCCTCCAGGCACCGGTTCGTTCGCGGGTGAGACGTTTAGATGAGACGACAGCCGCGCGCAAGCCGAAGTTGCGTTGGCAAGAGACGACGTGATCGAAGAGTTATGAATGCAATGTAACTAAAAATGGCCGGCCTGATAAAGGCCGGCCATTGCTTTTCTCACAAGTTGATAATTAAATCGAAACGCAGCTCGTTAAAGTAAAACTTATTTTGGATAGGTGCCGTAAACCTCAATGACACCTTGTTTGTCAAATAACAAAACCTCGTAAGGTTCAGCCTCTCTGCCGGGCATCTCCATGCCTGGAGAACCTATCGGCATTCCGGGTACACTCAGGCCGATAACCTCGGGTCTTTCCTGTAACAATCGAATCACTTCTGTCTTTGGGACATGTCCTTCCAATACGTAGCCATCAACGATGGCTGTATGGCAAGACTGGAGCTTAACCGGGACGCTGTGTCGGGTTTTGATCTCAGAGATGTTACGAACATCCTCAGAGGTCACGCGAAAGCCTGCGTCTTCAAGGTGTTGGCCCCAGCCGCCGCAGCAACCTCAGCCAGGGGCTTTGTATATTTCTATCAGAGGCTGTTGAGCCTGCTCTTCTGCCGACGTCGGTGATACCAATAAACAGGCCAGGCCGAAGGACAAAAGAAAAATAGATAGCAAGCGAGTCATTACCGATTCCTTTCCAGAGGCTTGAATATCAGAGGAATAACACATTTTTCAGGCAACAGCGATGCTGCCTAATATAACTATAGGCTATCCAATGATCAGACATCAAGTCGGCGGACAAAGGGCAGCATGCCTGCCCGGTGCTTTAGTAAATCGCCCCGGGTCGGCGACGGGAGGATCTGCTGACATTGCCGCTGAGGCGGTAATCGAAGAAGGCCATGACCTTCAACTCTTCATGTGGGTAGGCTCTTGGTAAGGGACCGTAGGTGGCGCCCTGGCGCACGGCAGTTATCGCTTCATCGTCCAGAACCCGATGCCCGGAACTCTCGAGCAGTTGCACATCGCTGATGTTCCCCCGACGATCTATGGTGATGCGTAGCAGGCAGGTTCCTTGCTGACCTCTCTGGACCGCAGAGCCCGGGTAGTTCCAAACATTGTAAACGTTGGTCCGGAACCTCCGCATGAAGGAGTGAAGCAAGTCCTGTTGACTGTCCATCCATACGGTATCGCCTCGTTCGACATCAGCTCGGTATTTGCGCCGCCAGTCACTTTCAATTTTAGACAGGGCGGCAGGTGAAATCTGTGTAAGGGTCTGCAGGTCGGGAACTTCCCGGGACGGATTCTTTTCGGGCTTCTGTTTCCAGCCGTCCGGCGTGAATGGTAACTCAAGATCAGGTTCGGTTTTTTTCTCGACGACTTCTTTGCGCGGCTTCGCTTGCTCTTTAGGGGGAGCCTTCGGAGCAGGTTTCGGAGAACGTACAATTTTTTCGCGATCTTCCGTGTCTTGTGCTTCGGGCGCCATCTCTTTTTCGACGACCTGATCCTTCTCAGCCAAACGTTTGGCCGGTTTCTCGCGAGGTTTCTCCAGCTCCTTGCGGATCGGCAGGTCGAGTTCACGTTCCTGCTGTTGGGGTGGACGTACCTCGACATATACCGGCTCCGGTAGGGCTTCTTCCGGGAACAGCTTGTCTTTGGGCAGTAGCAGCAAAAGCAGGTGCAGCAGCAGCGAAAGCAGTATGAACCCGGTAATGATTCGGTTTTGTCTTTGTTCGGACGTCATCTTCCCTCAGTAAATAAACATCTTATTGTAGTACACTTTCACTGGTTTCTGCCACCATGGAATAAGCGGATTCTCATAACTTTCTGACAGGGAAAGAAGTTGACGCCTTAGAAACCATCCGGTATATTTTTCATCTTTAATAAAATCAATATTGTACTTAAAGGAGCAGATTATGCATCTCGTAGACCAGATCAAAGCCAAGGCTCGCACGAGTCTCCAGACTGTTGTCCTTCCGGAAAGTTATGATGATCGTATGATTCAGGCTGCGGAGCTGATCACCAAGGATGGTTTGGCAAAAGTCGTTTTGCTCGGAGACGCCGCTGCTCTTGAAACAAAAGCCGGTGAGCTTGGTGTCTCTTTGGCCGGAGTGGACTTGATCAATCCGAAGAATGCCGCGCAACTCGATGATTATGTCGCAGAGTTGGTGAAGCTGCGTGAGAAAAAGGGGCTGACGGCAGAACAGGCACGTGAAATCCTGACCGGAGAAGACAACCTCTTCTTTGGTGCGATGATGGTTCGTAAAGATGATGCGGGTGGCATGGTCGCAGGTGCCTACAACACCACCGGTGATGTTCTACGTGCAGCCTTTCAGGTCATTGGCACCGCTCCGGGTATGAAGACAGTCTCTTCCGTCTTCCTGATGGTAACCAAGAACCCCGATTTTGGCGAGAACGGTGTCTTGTGTTTCGCTGACTGCGCGGTGAATCCGAACCCCAACGCTCAGGCCCTGGCAGAGATAGCTATCTCCACTGCGAGCAGCTGCAAAAGCTTCCTCGGTGTAGATGCCCGTGTTGCCATGCTTTCTTTCTCCACCAAGGGGAGCGCCAGCCACGAAGATTGTGACAAGGTTCTCGAAGCTCTTGAAATCGCCAAACAGCTTGCCCCTGATCTGCAGATTGACGGTGAGCTTCAGGCAGATGCAGCCTTGCTGCCCAAGGTCGGCGAGAAAAAAGCTCCCGGTTCAGCTGTGGCCGGCAAGGCCAACACCCTGATTTTTCCGACACTTGATGCTGGTAATATTGGCTATAAGCTGGTCGAGCGTGTTGCCGGTGCTGAAGCGGTTGGCCCAATAGTTCAAGGCTTGGCCAAGCCGGTCAACGATCTTTCACGTGGTTGCTCTGTCGATGATATCGTCTCGGTCTCGGCGATTACAGCAGTGCAGGCGCAGGGC encodes the following:
- the pta gene encoding phosphate acetyltransferase; the encoded protein is MHLVDQIKAKARTSLQTVVLPESYDDRMIQAAELITKDGLAKVVLLGDAAALETKAGELGVSLAGVDLINPKNAAQLDDYVAELVKLREKKGLTAEQAREILTGEDNLFFGAMMVRKDDAGGMVAGAYNTTGDVLRAAFQVIGTAPGMKTVSSVFLMVTKNPDFGENGVLCFADCAVNPNPNAQALAEIAISTASSCKSFLGVDARVAMLSFSTKGSASHEDCDKVLEALEIAKQLAPDLQIDGELQADAALLPKVGEKKAPGSAVAGKANTLIFPTLDAGNIGYKLVERVAGAEAVGPIVQGLAKPVNDLSRGCSVDDIVSVSAITAVQAQG